In Bacteroidota bacterium, a single genomic region encodes these proteins:
- a CDS encoding cytochrome c encodes MYKPLVFLFLFFLFLSYSFLVYTKGTSTAIVHMNPEAVKGKLLYQKFNCTACHQIYGLGGYLGPELTTCIRARGNNDSYAKALLAAGSQRMPNFNLSENEINEMIAYLKYIDATAITYPTKK; translated from the coding sequence GTGTACAAGCCACTAGTGTTTCTTTTTTTATTTTTTCTTTTTTTGAGTTACTCCTTTTTAGTTTATACAAAAGGAACTTCCACAGCTATTGTGCACATGAACCCTGAAGCGGTGAAAGGAAAATTACTGTATCAAAAATTCAACTGCACAGCTTGTCACCAAATTTATGGTTTGGGCGGATACCTTGGACCTGAATTAACTACCTGCATACGGGCAAGAGGAAATAACGACAGTTACGCAAAAGCTTTATTGGCAGCGGGATCGCAAAGGATGCCCAATTTTAATTTGAGCGAAAATGAAATTAATGAAATGATAGCGTACTTAAAATATATTGATGCAACTGCAATAACATATCCTACTAAAAAATAA
- a CDS encoding tyrosine phenol-lyase — translation MATQLKRSWAEPYKIKMVELLKMTTRAERQKAIAAAGYNTFLLRSRDVYIDLLTDSGTSAMSDKQWSGMMMGDESYAGSENFYHLEEVIKNYYGYKYVVPTHQGRGAENIVSKLMIKPGDIVPGNMYFTTTRLHQELAGGTFMDIIIDEAHDSVSEHKFKGNVNLEKLEGIIKKFGAKKIPYVSLATSVNMAGGQPISMENLRGLRALTNKYKIKIIHDMTRVAENAYFIQQREAGYAKRTIKSIVKEICLLTDGATMSAKKDALVNIGGFLALNDKALYEEASNLVVVYEGLHTYGGLAGRDMEAMAIGITESVDDNHIRARVGQVEYLGNKLIDAKIPIVRPIGGHGIFLDAKKFLPHIKQKQFPAQALAAELYLDSGVRAMERGIVSAGRNKETGEDYLPELELVRLTIPRRVYTQAHMDVVAESVEQVYLNRKKIKGLKMVYEPQYLRFFQAKFQKLS, via the coding sequence ATGGCAACACAATTAAAACGCTCATGGGCAGAACCCTATAAAATTAAAATGGTGGAATTGCTTAAAATGACCACACGAGCAGAAAGACAAAAAGCAATTGCAGCAGCAGGTTACAACACTTTTTTATTGCGTTCGCGCGATGTGTATATTGATTTGCTTACCGATAGTGGAACAAGTGCTATGAGCGACAAGCAATGGTCGGGAATGATGATGGGGGACGAATCGTATGCAGGGAGCGAAAATTTTTATCACTTAGAAGAGGTGATAAAAAATTACTATGGCTACAAATATGTGGTTCCAACACATCAAGGAAGAGGAGCAGAAAATATTGTTTCAAAGCTTATGATTAAGCCGGGTGACATTGTTCCGGGCAATATGTATTTCACCACTACACGTTTGCATCAAGAGTTGGCAGGTGGAACTTTTATGGATATTATTATTGATGAAGCGCATGATTCAGTAAGTGAGCATAAATTTAAAGGCAATGTAAATCTGGAAAAACTGGAAGGGATTATCAAAAAATTTGGAGCCAAGAAAATTCCCTATGTGTCTTTAGCAACTTCCGTAAATATGGCAGGTGGCCAACCCATTTCGATGGAAAATTTACGAGGATTAAGAGCTTTAACCAATAAGTACAAGATTAAAATAATACACGACATGACGCGTGTGGCAGAGAACGCCTATTTTATTCAACAAAGAGAAGCCGGTTATGCAAAGCGTACCATTAAATCGATTGTGAAAGAAATTTGCTTGCTTACAGATGGTGCTACCATGAGTGCGAAGAAGGATGCATTGGTGAATATAGGTGGATTTTTGGCCTTGAATGATAAAGCACTTTATGAGGAAGCAAGCAATTTGGTGGTGGTGTATGAAGGTTTACATACCTACGGAGGGCTTGCAGGACGTGATATGGAGGCCATGGCGATTGGAATTACCGAGTCGGTGGATGACAATCACATACGTGCAAGGGTAGGGCAGGTGGAGTATTTGGGAAATAAATTAATCGATGCCAAGATTCCAATTGTGAGACCTATTGGTGGTCACGGAATATTTTTGGATGCTAAAAAGTTTCTTCCACACATTAAACAAAAACAATTTCCAGCGCAAGCTCTGGCTGCCGAATTGTATCTCGATAGTGGTGTGCGTGCTATGGAAAGAGGAATAGTATCTGCCGGAAGGAATAAAGAAACAGGAGAAGATTACTTACCCGAATTAGAATTGGTACGCTTAACAATTCCCCGCCGTGTATACACGCAAGCACACATGGATGTTGTTGCTGAATCGGTGGAGCAGGTGTATTTAAATCGAAAAAAAATTAAAGGATTAAAAATGGTTTATGAGCCGCAATACCTGAGATTTTTTCAAGCCAAATTTCAAAAATTAAGCTAA
- a CDS encoding acyl-CoA thioesterase, whose product MKKYKTSVDSEVTMSEVVFPNDTNPMGIVQGGRIIQLMDIACAICAQTHAQKIAVTVSIDKVSFIKPAKLGDILTIKAKIARAFKTSMEIYAAVWAKRLPTMESVLTTEAYFTFVALDEQAKPTQICDFAPSTSEEKRQFKLALKRKSDRTKIN is encoded by the coding sequence ATGAAAAAATATAAAACATCGGTAGATTCAGAAGTAACGATGTCGGAAGTTGTTTTTCCGAATGATACCAATCCAATGGGTATTGTGCAGGGTGGACGTATCATTCAACTGATGGATATTGCGTGTGCAATATGCGCGCAAACACATGCGCAAAAAATTGCGGTTACTGTATCCATCGATAAAGTTTCGTTTATAAAACCGGCAAAATTGGGCGACATCTTAACTATTAAAGCAAAAATTGCAAGGGCTTTTAAGACTTCTATGGAGATTTATGCAGCAGTGTGGGCTAAACGTCTTCCAACTATGGAATCCGTACTAACAACTGAGGCCTATTTTACATTTGTGGCATTGGACGAACAGGCAAAACCAACCCAAATCTGTGATTTTGCGCCGAGCACTTCAGAAGAAAAAAGACAATTTAAATTAGCATTGAAACGAAAATCAGACAGAACCAAAATAAATTAA
- a CDS encoding tryptophanase codes for MNFKTIIEPFRIKTVEPITMSTAEERVQFLEAAHYNTFLLNSDQVIIDFLTDSGTSAMSSDQWAAMMQGDESYAGARSWQRFEKAVHALTGMPYLLPTHQGRAAERILYSHIGGKGKYFISNTHFDTTRANIEFSGATAIDIPVKEAIDYTSNYPFKGNLDTVKLEELIKQYGADSISGVILTVTNNSGGGQPVSMQNAKEVSKICKAYGVLFILDCCRIAENSYFVHAHEADYKDVSFEKIAQEMFSLADACIMSAKKDALVNMGGFLALRSKELSDACMQLLIITEGFTTYGGLSGRDMEAIAVGLKEVFEPDYLKYRITSTQYLGEAILKKGISIIYPVGGHAVYIDAKKLYDHIPVEQYPGQSLVCELYKIGGIRSCEIGSVMFGKYDASGKLIPAPMELVRLAIPRRVYTQSHIDYVVEVFDEIMRTKQNAKGIKITKEPQFLRHFTAHFQPIS; via the coding sequence ATGAACTTTAAGACAATTATCGAGCCTTTTCGAATAAAAACGGTTGAGCCAATAACCATGAGCACTGCCGAAGAGCGCGTGCAATTTTTGGAAGCAGCGCATTACAATACTTTTCTGTTAAATTCAGATCAAGTAATTATTGATTTTTTAACCGATAGTGGTACGTCTGCCATGAGCAGCGACCAATGGGCGGCAATGATGCAAGGTGATGAATCGTATGCCGGTGCCAGAAGTTGGCAGCGTTTTGAAAAAGCAGTGCACGCATTAACCGGAATGCCTTACTTGCTTCCTACACACCAAGGACGTGCAGCTGAGCGCATTTTATACAGTCACATCGGAGGTAAAGGAAAGTACTTTATAAGCAATACACATTTTGATACCACTCGTGCAAATATTGAATTCAGTGGAGCTACTGCAATTGATATTCCTGTAAAGGAAGCAATTGATTATACTTCTAATTATCCCTTCAAAGGCAACTTGGATACAGTGAAGCTTGAAGAATTAATTAAACAATACGGAGCAGATTCTATTTCAGGAGTTATACTCACTGTTACCAATAACAGTGGTGGCGGGCAACCGGTGAGTATGCAAAATGCAAAGGAAGTGAGCAAGATTTGCAAAGCATACGGTGTATTATTTATTTTGGATTGCTGTCGCATCGCTGAAAACAGCTATTTCGTGCATGCCCATGAAGCGGACTACAAAGATGTTTCATTTGAAAAAATTGCTCAAGAAATGTTTTCACTTGCGGATGCTTGCATCATGAGTGCCAAGAAAGATGCGCTTGTTAATATGGGCGGTTTTCTTGCCTTAAGAAGTAAAGAGCTTTCGGATGCTTGCATGCAATTGCTAATTATTACCGAAGGATTTACCACTTATGGAGGTCTTTCAGGACGTGATATGGAAGCAATTGCTGTTGGACTGAAAGAAGTATTTGAACCGGATTATTTAAAGTATAGAATCACCAGTACACAATATTTGGGTGAAGCTATTTTAAAAAAGGGCATATCCATAATTTATCCTGTGGGAGGGCATGCGGTATATATTGATGCAAAAAAATTGTACGATCATATTCCTGTGGAGCAATACCCTGGCCAATCTTTGGTGTGTGAACTTTATAAAATTGGTGGAATTAGAAGTTGTGAAATTGGTTCGGTAATGTTTGGAAAATACGATGCATCCGGAAAATTAATTCCTGCACCGATGGAGTTAGTAAGGCTGGCTATACCTCGCAGGGTGTATACTCAATCGCATATTGACTATGTGGTGGAAGTATTTGATGAGATTATGCGCACTAAGCAAAATGCTAAGGGTATAAAAATTACAAAGGAACCTCAATTTTTGAGGCATTTTACAGCACATTTTCAACCCATTAGTTAA
- a CDS encoding OsmC family protein — translation METQSAIKKDVHQVITKWEGKMHFTSEVNEHTIHLDKLQQHGGDNFGPRPKPLILSAIGGCAGMEIMGILDKMRLKIDAFEMEVSGELTDTQPKMYKEIILKINIKSAATEHQKIERAVHLAIDKYCGVIAMARMFASLHTEINFVN, via the coding sequence ATGGAAACGCAGTCAGCAATTAAAAAAGATGTTCATCAAGTAATTACCAAATGGGAAGGCAAAATGCATTTTACAAGCGAAGTAAATGAACATACTATTCACTTGGATAAATTGCAGCAACACGGTGGAGATAATTTTGGTCCACGTCCCAAACCGCTTATCCTATCGGCCATTGGGGGTTGTGCAGGAATGGAAATTATGGGCATACTCGATAAAATGCGGTTAAAGATTGATGCATTTGAAATGGAAGTGAGTGGCGAACTTACCGATACTCAACCTAAAATGTACAAAGAAATTATTCTAAAGATAAATATTAAGAGTGCAGCAACTGAGCACCAAAAAATTGAAAGAGCAGTACATTTAGCTATTGATAAATATTGTGGTGTAATAGCCATGGCAAGGATGTTTGCAAGCCTGCATACCGAAATTAATTTTGTGAATTAA